The DNA window ACCTGAGCAAGTGCTCCACTCCCACTTCTTCTGCTTCCTCAGCTCCAATTTCACTGGTAACGTGCTCAAACGTCTTTGACGTTGGCGTGCCATCCTACAGAAACGATACATTgctatgtaaaaaaaatcgtgGCTTGTTTGACTATATTTGGGTgacaatatttattcattcattcatgtatTGATTAATTATAGTTTCTCTTTATTGCTGATTTCCACCTAATGTGAGTGGGTCTGGAATGTATCCCTGTGATAAAtgggaatttcaaaatttaaaTTACTTACATCATGTATTTCTTCGACAGAGATGTACGCTTCTGTGGGAAGGCCGAGGTCTTTGGGCTTTACGTCAATAATGACTAAAACCTAGGAGGGTAAAAGAGGCACAATGCAAAGCTTGCAAGACCCAtgatggaaagaaaacaaagactgTAGTTTCTTACTGAATTGGTACAGTACTGCTTGATGAGCTCATTGATGGCAATATCGTTCTTGTGCAACTTGGGCCCCGTGTGGTACCACCCCACAATTCTTTCTCTGGCTAAAAAGATCATATGTACAAGTACATGTAAATGCAATACACAAGGAAATGCAGACAGGGGTGAGCTTCACATGTGACTTACATAGCTAGCCAGCGGTCAAATCTTACCATTGACTTTCTTGAACATGCCATACATGTTCTCCAAGTAGTCGTGGTCCAGGAACCACACAGAGTCATCCTTGTCATCTTCGTCAAACGGTACTGCACATAAACaggtttatttttaacaattaCTCAGATTCAATCATGACAATATAAAACAATGTGAACACACTCACCTGCAAAACTATTTGACACATCAAGAACTTTCTTCTGCCACGACCCCAAGAGGACACCCACCACTCTTTTCTGATTGCCAACCTTGCCTATTCTGCACCATTGAATTAGACAAAGTTATCAAACAGCTTATCCCTGTCACAGGGATAATCAATTTTAAATGCTAAGCAAAACAACACTTATTACACCATTGACGAAATATCACAAGTGTTTGCTGTCTCGGTATTCATGTATAAAACTGTCCAGttgtcaaaaaatatataattttatagATCTTATACTTTTACTGACATCGTATTTATGGCAAATACAGCTAGCATTAGAACGCTAACTATGCTAGGCTCTTTTCCATTCATTCTCAACGGCGCTCTGACTCAGCACGGCTAACATAGCTTAGCTCAAAGCGCACTTGCATTGGAGGGACTTTGCTTTCATAATTTAAACAGAAAGGAGTAGCCCACTAAGAAAACACGTAATAAACGCACCGACCTGTTAAAATGATCGACCACGCTGAGCAATACCAAAGGGTGAACGACCACATTTTCTACTGCTAACTCCGGCATCTTCTCCGCTGCCTTTACACacctaaaaacaacaacggtTACGCTGGACTTCCGTCGACGTCACTTCCTCACACGGCTTCCGTCAATTCTGTTTCCAGTGGCAACTTGAGGACGCAAAACTCGCCGACGAAATGGTTTTaactttcaatttgaaataatctgatcgtatttgttttggtggggtattattgcttatatcataaatatatatattttttatcttgcagGCAGAAGTTGAGGAAACATTCCAGAGAGTGGAAGCTAATAGGAGCGTGATTGGAACAATAATTGCCAGTGCGGATGGTAATGGTGACTTACCTCTAGAATAATTTGTGTATTACATCTAGAAATTGAGAAAGGCATTTAGACATTGTCATTTTGAGGGAGCCATTTATAGCTGGAAGACGATAATATTTGGGACAAGGCATCTAATTTAGCTTGACATCCGGCATTCATTTGAGGGTAGCATTAAGTTTCTTTAACTATATTGACACCCCAAAAGTCCTCTGATTTTACAATTGCATCTGTTTATTTGCATTGCACAGAATTGCAAGACTATTTgctagtattttttttctttttttttattgtgacaCATGTCACTGTTTCTGATGGAGTAGCATCATCATTGGTAGACCTACCAaatctaacttttttttaaagttacaGCAGTAGTGAAATACTATTTGACAGGTCTCCCAGTCCGATCAACGTTTGAGAGCTCAAAGGCTGCAAGGTACGTTGGAATCCTTGGCCACCTGACCACGATGGCCACCAGCACAGTGAGGGACATTGACCCTCAGAACGATCTCACTGTCCTCCGCATTGGCACTAAGAACCAAGAAATCATGGTTGCACCAGGTAATTGTGTCAAAATACGATTCAAAATAGCAAATCACATGAGAAACTTTCAAGTAgctttatctttttattttttatcttgtgTGTCCTCAGAGAATGGCTTTCTCGTGATTGTCCTCCAGAGGTGTGATGGGTGAGGTGCCCTAGTTGTGTTATCATTCAAGAAAAATGCTGAATTGTTCCTGTGGTGGGTTCCAATGAGGTGTCCCAGGTGAAAGGCACACGACAACTGGGACTTGGCGATGAAACCTaaggtcaaataaaaataattcttcTGCACAAAAGCAGActgggaacaaaaacaaaatcggcCCTGGTATTTTTTGCTTAAACTGGCTGGCGCCTTATAATCATCGGAGCACAACTGAGTAGTTTTAAATATCTTATTTCtggtttttgggggggggggggggggggggaaatcctttatttttccaatGAGTATAATATTTAACTAATtgtaaacagttttttttttgtttctttcttttgttgtcCTCCCAAATTTAACGACAACGTGGAATATGAAGTGACGAAAGTGGATGTGATTGCGCCGCGGTCCTCTAGGGGGCAACATCCTGCTTGGGGTCCTTGTCAGGATCATTTTTAAGAcgagaaaaagacaaagcgCCCCAATTCCAAAGTGAATGCATTATGTTCGCAACACAGCAAATTTTTGTTTCgacattcattttttcccaACTAATTTGTGTATTAGTCTTTTGTCGACGTAATGGAAAGCCAAAAAGCGACTTTGAACCTCCCTCCTTACGGACATGTCATCACTAGCGAGAAGTGGAGAGACTCGTCGCTTATTCAAAGTTTGAAAGGTAAACACGTGACACatgcggtacagaaaatggatggatgttttaatAAGCATTTTCGCCGCAGAATTTCCCCGTTAGCTTGTAGAAAAGTGTAATGACAGTGCCATCGTTTAAAATGTCTTAATACCCTGTTTTACACAACGCAACTGTTTTTAACCATCACCTTTTCGCAACTTTCAcagaaacaataaataatattaaaggAAATGTGAAACCCCAAACCTCATCACGTGGAACTGTTTTTAGTCACTCCACCCCTAAAAATTCAGGAAAACTGAAATGGTGGAAAACAGCTTAACAAGTGATCACTACATAGTTGACgtttttttgaacatttttagcaACCATCTTCATACATAGACAGTGTGTTGGGTTTAATAGAGATACATCTGTGACACAATCATGCTTCTCTGCTCTAGGTGGAGGTGTGAAGATACTGTTCGAAAGCGAGCTGGGTATGGCCGACTTCCTTCTCCCAAATAAGAGCTGTATCCTCTACCTTTCAGAGTGTGACATCATCGCGGGCGCCTCCTACAAGAGGAAGCTGGTTCGCTACAGGAATGTGAGTTTGAGCTGGTCTCCTTTTTAGGTTTTAGCCTGAATTTGTGTTGTCAGTGCAGGCCTGCGGCAGATTCCAGGAGCTGGTCCTAATTGAGAAAACCCGCCTGGTGGAGCAGTACTTCTGGGCCGTCCAGAAGTTTGTCGTGTTGGAGCTTGGCCTGGCACTGCTGCCAGTTGGCGGGCAGACGGAGGCCTCACAGCTTCTCCTTCAAATGGTATTGTCACTCTTCATTGATGCCGTCTGAGTGAATTCACACTCCAGCTTTGCTTTGTGTACCTCAGTCCAAATCCAAAGCGATGAAAAGCCGCCATCTAGAGGGATCTGTTAAATGTGACATGATGGTGCTCTTCCTTCATGATTTCAGGTTCACACGGACAGCAAAGAGAACCCATTCAGCAGAAGGAGCTCGTCCGGACTCTTGGACCCACTGGTCTTGGCCGCGGTGCAGCAGGTTCCCGGGATAGGCCGCGTCAAAGCTCTGGTCCTGTTGGAGCGCTTTCCCAGCATTCATCAGCTGTGCAACGCCACCGTCTGCGAGCTGGAGGCCGTCGTGGGCCAGGCCGCCGCTCAGAACATCCACACATTCTTCCACAAGTCCACTGCAACAACAATATGACCCACGGCCACTCTGAAAACCATTGGCACCTTTTACTTGGACAGagcaaagtcaaaaagtcaaagtctgctttattgtcaatctcttcacatgccaagacacacaaagaaatcgaaattgcgtttccactatcccacggtgacgagacatcgtacacaatatacatacaagtaaacaacacaaaataaaaacaagaaggcacaaacaatgaatactaagagtgatgaataaataataaataaataacacaataaataagaggagcaaaacggagcaagtgtgcatacagcagacagtcagaatatagcgcaaaagtacaggacgctacgcagaaggggggagagagttcaggatcctaacagcctggagtatgaagctgttggtgagtctggtggtgcgggagcgcaggctcctgtacctcttcccagagggcagaagatcgaacaaagagtgagcggggtgacttacatcactcacaatcgtggtcgccttgcgggtgagatgggaggtgtaaatgtccttcaaggaggggagtgaagcaccaataatcttaccagccgtgttcactatgcgctgcagggccttcatgttgtagtcagtgcagctaccaccccaaacagcaatacaactggagaggacgctctcaatggtgcagGGATCTTTGGCTCGCAAAACCTGTAATCATGTGCCATGGTTGGCACTGATGCTTCACAGTTTGAAGTTAGAATTTCGGCTGAGGCCTTATGTGTGTAATTAGCATATTCTGCTGATGCTTGACTTACTCTCAATACGAGAGAAAACTATTTAATGTGCAGTCTCTTTGGGTTGTGCAAAGATATCAAAACGGGTAATGACATTCATGTTTACTTGCAATACGACTTTCAGAGTGAGCTTTCTGAGAAGTTTCTGCTTTGaacaaaatacatattttcaaacacaatTATGATTGTGCTTGCATTCTGTACTTACTATTAACTGCGTGGATGGCTATCTATTGACACTCGTGTTTATTGCTTATTTTcccttttgaaaaacaaagcttGGTCTCaaagggtttctttttctgcttgaattatgcttgttttatttgattgatgTGTACTTCTATTTGAGCACAACACTTCACTTTGAATACTTTACGATTGTAATTGAATGAAATTGGCAGCAGTTTGCATTTTCCCTCCAAAAGTATAAAGAAGCATGCAGTCCGGTTACAGACAGCGCTTCTAGTGGTCACAGTTAGCCAGTTACATTTGATTGTTCTCCATCGAGAGCAGGTGTTTACTTTCATTCCGATAACCCGACTGTAGTTGCTGCAATTTAGTTGAATTTCTACCGGAATCAAAGGTAATGACAAAGTCGTAATtatcatgaaatattttgagcCACATCGAGTTGATGTAATAGGATTTAATTAGCCTTTTCCAGTGGAAAAACGGCGCGGGCTAATTTTGGCCTTTTAGCTAGCAACTGTTTTGTGACCGCACGTCGTCGTTTGACTAAATAACTTCACTTTCGTTAAATGACACttttattgtactttttttcatcttttctgaCCAAGCGAGCGTCTGCGAGGCCAAAGACTATGTCCAAGTTGCTCAATTTGAAGGTATGTTGGAGCCTGAGCATTGTCACCTGGCTTTCG is part of the Syngnathus acus chromosome 6, fSynAcu1.2, whole genome shotgun sequence genome and encodes:
- the psmd7 gene encoding 26S proteasome non-ATPase regulatory subunit 7; this translates as MPELAVENVVVHPLVLLSVVDHFNRIGKVGNQKRVVGVLLGSWQKKVLDVSNSFAVPFDEDDKDDSVWFLDHDYLENMYGMFKKVNARERIVGWYHTGPKLHKNDIAINELIKQYCTNSVLVIIDVKPKDLGLPTEAYISVEEIHDDGTPTSKTFEHVTSEIGAEEAEEVGVEHLLRDIKDTTVGTLSQRITNQVHGLKGLNSKLLEIRSYLERVVAGKLPINHQIIYQLQDVFNLLPDVNLLEFTKAFYLKTNDQMLVVYLASLIRSVVALHNLINNKISNRDAEKKEGQEKEEGKKEKKDDKEKKEDKEKDKTDSAKKDEKKKK
- the LOC119124651 gene encoding dynein light chain roadblock-type 2-like: MAEVEETFQRVEANRSVIGTIIASADGLPVRSTFESSKAARYVGILGHLTTMATSTVRDIDPQNDLTVLRIGTKNQEIMVAPENGFLVIVLQRCDG
- the faap24 gene encoding Fanconi anemia core complex-associated protein 24 isoform X1 gives rise to the protein MESQKATLNLPPYGHVITSEKWRDSSLIQSLKGGGVKILFESELGMADFLLPNKSCILYLSECDIIAGASYKRKLVRYRNACGRFQELVLIEKTRLVEQYFWAVQKFVVLELGLALLPVGGQTEASQLLLQMVHTDSKENPFSRRSSSGLLDPLVLAAVQQVPGIGRVKALVLLERFPSIHQLCNATVCELEAVVGQAAAQNIHTFFHKSTATTI
- the faap24 gene encoding Fanconi anemia core complex-associated protein 24 isoform X2, yielding MESQKATLNLPPYGHVITSEKWRDSSLIQSLKECDIIAGASYKRKLVRYRNACGRFQELVLIEKTRLVEQYFWAVQKFVVLELGLALLPVGGQTEASQLLLQMVHTDSKENPFSRRSSSGLLDPLVLAAVQQVPGIGRVKALVLLERFPSIHQLCNATVCELEAVVGQAAAQNIHTFFHKSTATTI